In one Asterias amurensis chromosome 9, ASM3211899v1 genomic region, the following are encoded:
- the LOC139941316 gene encoding uncharacterized protein — MMPDKTIPVFNKLSAWFSKSVSLRRQSLWVKHGGKIVELRKAQFIFSQDPESFDTKSLFLSDDFHMGLATVFHAGYIDACLKNKSAHNTVISKYVLLPDHLAKELHRVRISREKRNETPDSTTAPHRSNLRDPLPEGRRADQRMVADAPSRNRTATDSEMDWHAGTSNELRSFEDRAEGRPVAAQALSEEQRMETAAGQFQNQEISKIPHVRELPQVSGPIVDFVVGRNGYSVQMNT, encoded by the exons ATGATGCCAGATAAAACGATACCGGTTTTCAACAAACTGTCAGCTTGGTTTTCCAAGAGTGTTTCATTAAGAAGGCAATCTCTGTGGG TTAAACATGGAGGCAAGATTGTCGAACTTCGTAAGGCTCAGTTTATCTTCAGTCAAGATCCGGAAAGCTTTGATACCAAAAG TTTATTTCTGTCAGATGACTTTCATATGGGTTTAGCGACTGTCTTCCATGCTGGATACATCGATGCCTGCCTCAAGAATAAGAGTGCCCACAACACGGTCATCAGCAAATACGTCCTGCTCCCAGATCATCTCGCAAAAG AATTACACAGAGTTAGAATTTCACGTGAGAAACGAAATGAAACGCCTGACAGCACAACTGCCCCACACAGATCTAATTTAAGAGATCCATTGCCAGAGGGAAGGCGTGCAGATCAAAGGATGGTTGCTGATGCACCCTCTAGAAATAGAACAGCCACAGACAGTGAAATGGATTGGCATGCAGGAACCAGTAATGAGCTAAGAAG TTTTGAAGACAGAGCAGAAGGAAGACCAGTTGCAGCTCAAGCCTTGTCTGAGGAGCAGAGGATGGAAACGGCAGCAG GTCAGTTTCAGAATCAAGAGATCTCCAAGATACCTCACGTCAGAGAATTGCCGCAAGTATCTGGTCCCATCGTTGATTTCGTCGTCGGAAGAAACGGCTATAGTGTTCAGATGAACACATGA